A single Paenibacillus kribbensis DNA region contains:
- a CDS encoding tRNA(His) guanylyltransferase Thg1 family protein → MKKDDFGNRMKGYENAYRLSLPRRLPVIIRIDGAHFHTFTRGMTKPFDENLILALWETCKYLAQNIMGCKLVYHQSDEISLLLTNYDKLTTQSWFENNLQKMVSISASLATAKFNEEIQKVYPDKPLATFDARAWVLPHDEVANYFLWRQQDATKNSISMVAQAHFRHSELEGLNGNQLQDKLFTEKGLNWNNLPVWQKRGICITKQQYHKGEAIRSKWDVDHETPVFSQKRDYINQYVYLDKDV, encoded by the coding sequence ATGAAAAAAGATGATTTTGGCAATAGAATGAAAGGCTATGAGAATGCCTACAGATTAAGTCTGCCACGCCGTCTACCCGTAATTATCAGGATCGACGGTGCTCATTTTCATACCTTTACACGTGGAATGACAAAGCCTTTTGATGAGAATCTAATTTTGGCATTATGGGAGACATGCAAATATCTGGCTCAGAACATTATGGGATGTAAACTGGTGTATCATCAGAGTGATGAAATTTCCCTGCTTCTTACGAATTATGACAAATTAACGACACAGTCCTGGTTTGAAAATAATCTTCAAAAGATGGTGTCCATATCTGCCTCTCTCGCAACAGCCAAATTTAATGAGGAAATCCAAAAAGTTTACCCTGATAAGCCTTTAGCCACTTTTGACGCAAGAGCATGGGTTCTGCCCCACGATGAGGTTGCAAACTACTTTCTATGGAGGCAACAAGATGCTACTAAAAACAGTATATCTATGGTAGCTCAAGCTCATTTCAGGCATTCAGAGCTTGAGGGATTAAACGGGAATCAGTTACAGGACAAGCTGTTTACGGAAAAAGGATTGAACTGGAACAACCTTCCGGTCTGGCAAAAGCGGGGAATTTGTATTACCAAACAACAGTATCACAAAGGTGAAGCAATCAGAAGCAAGTGGGATGTCGATCATGAGACGCCAGTGTTTTCGCAAAAAAGAGATTATATTAACCAATATGTATATCTAGATAAGGATGTGTGA
- a CDS encoding right-handed parallel beta-helix repeat-containing protein: MMKFGKIFLAGLTMILGLGLMAGNVQPLSASAAGTEYYVATSGSDSNAGTNDAPWKTLQHAADVAPAGSTVYVRGGVYNQKLKITRSGSASQGPIVFTNYGTETAVIDGTGLSVSGTQGLIELANVDYVTVQGFEIRNFATASKNAVPVGIYVHGSGGFINLSNNKIHDIKNTVTPTGKDRLGRDAHGIAIYGTKAPASIHDLTISGNELYNLVLGSSESLVLNGNVDGFAVTDNLIHNNDNIGIDLIGFEGTAPNTAYDQARNGLVKGNRVYNNSSNKNPSYTKDDNSAGGIYVDGGKDSIIEQNYSYSNDIGIEIASEHAGKATSNITVRSNVIYNNRLTGIAMGGYDDERGSTVNCKIVNNTLYKNDTLGGGSGQLFVQYDTQNNVIKNNIFVASSTDVLIYNEYTKNSGNVVDYNLYFAPAGSSEASWTWKNKEYTGFLAYKKGTGNDAHSLFIDPKFVNAANGDFHLQSSSPAIDAGDTDRAIIGTLDIDGKSRVQGAAVNIGAYE, from the coding sequence ATGATGAAATTCGGGAAGATTTTTCTAGCAGGTTTAACCATGATTTTGGGGCTTGGTCTAATGGCAGGAAATGTGCAGCCCCTCTCCGCCTCCGCGGCCGGTACAGAATATTATGTGGCCACGAGCGGCAGCGACTCCAACGCCGGAACGAACGATGCGCCGTGGAAGACGCTGCAGCACGCGGCCGACGTGGCTCCTGCGGGCAGCACGGTTTACGTCCGGGGCGGCGTGTACAATCAGAAGCTGAAGATTACCCGCTCCGGCTCCGCTTCGCAGGGTCCCATTGTGTTCACCAACTATGGGACGGAGACTGCCGTCATTGACGGCACCGGACTTTCGGTCAGCGGGACCCAAGGGCTGATCGAACTGGCCAATGTCGATTACGTTACCGTTCAGGGGTTTGAAATCCGCAATTTTGCCACTGCTTCCAAGAACGCGGTGCCTGTAGGTATTTATGTCCACGGTTCGGGCGGCTTTATTAATCTGTCCAACAACAAAATCCATGACATCAAAAATACGGTCACCCCGACTGGCAAAGATCGGCTGGGTCGGGACGCCCACGGCATCGCTATTTATGGCACGAAAGCTCCGGCTTCGATTCACGACCTTACGATCAGCGGCAATGAGCTGTACAATCTCGTGCTGGGCTCCAGCGAATCGCTCGTTTTAAACGGCAACGTGGATGGCTTTGCGGTGACCGACAACCTCATTCACAATAATGACAATATCGGGATCGATCTGATCGGCTTTGAGGGAACCGCTCCGAATACTGCTTACGATCAGGCGCGAAACGGGTTGGTGAAGGGCAACCGGGTGTACAATAATTCTTCCAATAAAAATCCATCTTACACGAAAGACGACAACTCGGCCGGCGGCATTTATGTGGATGGCGGCAAGGACAGCATTATCGAGCAGAACTACAGCTACAGCAACGACATCGGCATCGAAATTGCCTCCGAGCATGCCGGCAAAGCCACCAGCAATATTACGGTCCGCAGCAACGTGATATATAACAACCGACTGACCGGCATCGCCATGGGCGGTTACGATGATGAGCGTGGCTCAACGGTAAACTGCAAGATCGTGAACAATACGCTGTACAAGAACGATACACTTGGCGGTGGAAGCGGCCAGCTTTTCGTTCAGTACGATACGCAAAACAACGTGATCAAGAACAATATTTTCGTAGCCAGCTCTACGGATGTGTTGATCTACAATGAATACACAAAAAATTCCGGCAATGTTGTAGATTATAATTTATATTTTGCTCCGGCGGGCAGCTCGGAAGCCAGCTGGACCTGGAAAAATAAAGAATATACGGGTTTCCTCGCTTATAAAAAGGGAACCGGCAACGATGCACATTCTTTGTTCATCGACCCCAAATTTGTGAATGCCGCGAACGGCGACTTCCATTTGCAGTCTTCGTCTCCGGCAATCGATGCTGGTGACACAGACCGTGCCATCATCGGAACGCTGGATATTGACGGAAAGTCCAGAGTACAGGGAGCCGCTGTGAACATCGGCGCCTACGAGTGA
- a CDS encoding AAA family ATPase, translating into MECVIFIGIQASGKSTFYKEHFFKTHMRINLDMLKTRNRENVYLQASIDTMQRFVVDNTNPTVVERKKYIDACKNKGFKIIGYYFEPNFVESIKRNEERTGKEYIPEIGIKSVMSKLEAPNYEEGFDELYSVISSEGAFQIKKLPENHTINGGDT; encoded by the coding sequence TTGGAGTGTGTCATTTTTATAGGAATTCAGGCTTCAGGCAAGTCGACTTTTTATAAAGAACATTTCTTCAAAACACATATGCGGATTAATCTCGATATGCTTAAAACACGGAATAGGGAAAATGTTTACCTTCAAGCCTCCATTGATACAATGCAGCGCTTTGTTGTAGACAATACGAATCCAACAGTCGTGGAACGGAAGAAATATATAGATGCTTGCAAAAATAAGGGGTTTAAGATTATCGGCTACTACTTTGAACCCAATTTTGTAGAATCCATCAAGCGTAATGAGGAGCGCACAGGCAAAGAGTATATTCCTGAAATCGGTATTAAAAGCGTAATGAGTAAACTAGAGGCTCCCAACTACGAAGAAGGATTTGATGAACTCTATAGCGTAATCTCCAGTGAAGGAGCGTTTCAGATCAAAAAGCTGCCGGAAAATCATACAATAAACGGGGGAGATACTTAA
- a CDS encoding helix-turn-helix domain-containing protein yields the protein MLKLRIKLKEVLKEKGITQKQLEELSGVSQARISKLSSGDRQEVNLLMLEKIAHALDIRDISVLLQFEEEKI from the coding sequence ATGTTAAAACTCAGAATCAAGCTAAAAGAAGTGCTCAAAGAAAAGGGCATAACTCAAAAACAATTAGAAGAACTATCCGGTGTGTCACAAGCAAGAATTTCTAAACTAAGTAGTGGTGACCGACAAGAAGTCAACCTTCTAATGCTTGAGAAAATTGCTCATGCCCTAGATATCAGAGACATATCCGTTTTGTTACAGTTTGAGGAAGAGAAGATCTGA
- a CDS encoding DUF2294 domain-containing protein: MRRETGFNEIIRKVRKELFGKGPERIHTTFVDNMAITILYGNLTPSEKFLAQEASGKEMVHAARTKMVQKIYPVQFNKELEDYMDSRLLHLFSDIKVEEDIAISVFVFEDNITAK, from the coding sequence ATGAGAAGGGAAACGGGTTTTAATGAAATTATTCGAAAAGTACGTAAAGAGCTATTCGGAAAAGGCCCAGAACGCATACATACGACCTTTGTAGATAATATGGCCATCACGATACTGTACGGTAATTTAACTCCATCCGAAAAGTTTCTGGCGCAAGAGGCTTCCGGGAAAGAGATGGTGCATGCAGCCCGGACCAAAATGGTGCAAAAAATCTATCCTGTACAGTTTAATAAAGAACTGGAGGATTATATGGATTCCCGGCTGCTGCACCTCTTTTCAGATATTAAGGTGGAAGAAGATATAGCCATCTCTGTTTTTGTGTTTGAGGACAATATTACAGCGAAATAG
- a CDS encoding DUF4395 domain-containing protein — MSQAAASIPRPLVRVNQWVIVLSVVFTWITGVYWVLAIPLVAGLLGVIFNFNPVMRVAKLFLKKSPSSYIQEDRGQQRFNQLLAVFFLLVAWVGFIFQWSIVAYVFSAMVLVAAVVAILGFCIGCFILYQWSQYQYRRRKHV; from the coding sequence ATGAGTCAAGCTGCAGCCTCGATTCCACGTCCTTTAGTCAGGGTTAACCAGTGGGTGATTGTGCTGTCTGTAGTTTTCACCTGGATTACAGGAGTATACTGGGTGCTGGCTATTCCGCTTGTAGCGGGGTTGCTCGGCGTCATATTCAATTTCAATCCGGTGATGCGGGTAGCCAAGCTGTTTTTGAAGAAAAGCCCTTCCTCTTATATACAAGAAGACCGGGGACAGCAAAGATTTAATCAGCTCCTGGCCGTCTTTTTCCTGCTGGTGGCTTGGGTAGGATTTATATTCCAGTGGAGCATTGTAGCTTATGTGTTCTCTGCGATGGTGCTGGTAGCAGCAGTAGTAGCGATTCTAGGTTTTTGTATCGGATGCTTTATTCTCTACCAGTGGTCTCAATATCAATACCGAAGAAGAAAACACGTATAA
- a CDS encoding IS3 family transposase, with protein MSIYEKVERIFGYRQLTLHLRSQTRKTINIEAYIHFYSNERLQAKLNGLSPMEYRTKTV; from the coding sequence ATGTCCATTTACGAGAAAGTTGAGCGTATCTTTGGATATCGTCAATTAACGCTACATTTGCGAAGCCAAACGAGAAAAACGATAAACATCGAGGCCTACATCCATTTTTACAGCAACGAACGGTTACAAGCAAAACTAAACGGCCTCAGTCCGATGGAATACAGGACCAAGACCGTCTAA